Sequence from the Clostridiales bacterium genome:
TTATGGAATAGAAAAGATGGTGGAATGGACTAAGTTTTGTTTTAAACCAAAAGGTACAAGAATAGGCATTATATGCCCGAGAGATGATTATGGTCCATTGTTTTTAGTATAATATACTGGGCTTTGAGTTGAATATAGGTGTTTCGAGAAAATTTTAATTGACTAACAATAGCTTGTGGTGGAAGTATTTACGACACCGTGGGCTATTTTTCGAGTAGAATGTTTTTCAAACACTTATCTTTTTCATGGATACAACATTTTGAGTACATAAGGTAGTTTTTCTTTTAATACAGCTTCCAATAATAAACCAATAGTTGACAAACTCAATGATGCTATAATATGTTTACACTGGATTGACCGAGATTTTTTCAGTGAAAGAAAAGGGAGATGTATTTTTATGAAGAAAAATAATTTGAGATTTGTTTCTGAGTGGTTAAGAGAAAATAAAATGTTGTGTGCGTTGAGTGAAAATGGGGAGAAAGAAAAGGTAAGAGAAGTGAATATGACGGATAATAATGGATTTACAGCGTTGATGAATGTATGTGCAAATAATCCACCAAAAGAAGTGGTAGAGCTATTGTTAAATCGTGGAGCAGAAGTGAATATGAAGGATAAATATGGCCAAACAGCGTTGATGTATGCATTGGGAGTAATAC
This genomic interval carries:
- a CDS encoding ankyrin repeat domain-containing protein, whose protein sequence is MKKNNLRFVSEWLRENKMLCALSENGEKEKVREVNMTDNNGFTALMNVCANNPPKEVVELLLNRGAEVNMKDKYGQTALMYALGVIHQKKW